A genome region from Triticum aestivum cultivar Chinese Spring chromosome 2B, IWGSC CS RefSeq v2.1, whole genome shotgun sequence includes the following:
- the LOC123044173 gene encoding cyclin-D2-2, whose protein sequence is MGILCFGASSTLLCGEDSNSVLGLGGCGGGGDGEVAGAGGGLGFLDVGAVFPVDSDEVMRALVEKEMDHRPKGGYVERLGHGGFESSWRKDAMDWICKVHSYYNFGPLTLCLSVNYMDRFLSSFDLPHDKSWMQQLMSVACLSLAVKMEETVAPLPVDLQVCDEYYAFEPRNIKRMELIVMETLKWRMHSVTPFSFLCYFLDKFNEGKPPSYMLVSRCAELIVATVKDYRFLSFRPSEIAAAVVLWGLVENQVIGFSSALAASEIPVNKEMIAGCYALLVKKRGNFNASLSAPLSPIGVLDVPCFSFRNDDTAPGSSPSNNNSSSNDQASTPASKRRRLSASPI, encoded by the exons ATGGGCATCCTCTGCTTCGGCGCCTCCTCCACCCTTCTCTGCGGCGAGGACAGCAACAGCGTCCTCGGcctgggcggctgcggcggcggcggcgacggcgaggtggcgggggCGGGCGGCGGCCTGGGCTTCCTGGACGTCGGCGCCGTCTTCCCGGTGGACAGCGACGAGGTCATGCGGGCGCTGGTGGAGAAGGAGATGGATCATCGGCCCAAGGGCGGCTACGTGGAGCGGCTGGGGCACGGGGGATTCGAGTCCTCCTGGAGGAAGGACGCCATGGATTGGATTTGCAAG GTCCATTCCTACTACAATTTTGGACCACTGACCCTCTGCCTCTCGGTGAACTACATGGATAGGTTCCTCTCCTCGTTTGATCTCCCA CATGACAAGTCTTGGATGCAACAGTTGATGTCAGTTGCCTGCCTATCTCTTGCTGTCAAGATGGAGGAGACCGTGGCCCCTCTTCCTGTGGACCTTCAG GTTTGCGATGAGTACTATGCGTTTGAACCAAGGAACATCAAGAGGATGGAGCTCATTGTGATGGAGACCCTGAAATGGAGGATGCACTCTGTGACCCCATTCTCTTTCCTGTGCTACTTCTTGGACAAGTTCAATGAAGGAAAGCCACCGAGTTACATGCTGGTGTCACGGTGTGCCGAGCTCATAGTCGCCACTGTGAAAG ACTATAGATTCTTATCATTCAGACCTTCTGAGATCGCTGCCGCAGTGGTTTTATGGGGGCTTGTTGAGAATCAGGTCATCGGCTTCAGCAGTGCCCTTGCAGCATCTGAAATCCCTGTTAATAAG GAGATGATTGCGGGATGCTACGCGCTGTTGGTGAAGAAGAGAGGTAACTTCAACGCGAGCCTTTCAGCGCCGCTGAGCCCGATCGGGGTGCTGGATGTGCCATGCTTCAGCTTCAGGAATGATGACACAGCACCAGGGTCATCACCCTCGAACAACAACAGTAGCAGCAACGATCAGGCCTCCACTCCAGCTTCCAAGAGGAGAAGGCTAAGCGCATCGCCGATCTGA